The nucleotide window GCGCGCCTCGGTGCCCTCGACCCGGTCGCGACCGGAGCGCTTGGCCCGGTAGAGGACCTCGTCGGCGGCCCGCCAGGTCGCCGAGGGGTCGGCGCCGGCGGGGGCGGCAGCCCAGCCCACGCTGATGCGGGCCCGTCCCTGGAGCACGGTGACCGAGTGCATCGCGGTGCGCATCCGCTCGGCCACGGTGGCCGCCTCCTCGCCGGCGGCGCCGGTCAGGACGACGGCGAACTCGTCGCCTCCGACCCGGGCGACCACGTCCCAGCTGCGCACCAGCGCGCGGAGGGTCATGGCGACCGCCTGGAGGACGACGTCGCCGGCCTCGTGCCCGAACTGGTCGTTGATCGGCTTGAGCCCGTCGACGTCGATGGCGAGGATGGCGAAGCGCTGCCGCGGGATGACGCCCAGCACCTTCTCGAACTCGCGGCGGTTCTTCAACCCCGTGAGCCTGTCGGTGGTGGCCATCTCGGCGAGCCGCTCGGCGCTCTCGTGGAGGGACAGCTCGGCGCGTTTGCGGGCCATGAACTGCCCCAGCTGACGGCCGATGTCGACGAGCACGTCGATGATCTCCTCCCCCGGGGGCCGGGGCCGCCGGGAGAAGACCTCGACGACCCCGGTGCACAGGCCGTCGATCACGATCGGGACGGCGAGGGCGCCGCGCAGCCCCAGGGCGGAGATGGCGCGACCGCGGGCGACGGCGTCCAGCCGGGTGATGTCGGCCACGGTCTCCGGCTCGCCGCTCGCCCAGACCCGGCCGGGCAGGCCCTGTCCCGGGCGCACCCGGAGGGCGTCGGACTCGGCGATGAAGTCGGTGACGTCCAGGTCGTGGCTGTGCCAGCCCTGGGCCCGGATCAGCACCTGGTCGCGCGGGTGGTGAACCCAGAGGTTCCCGACCTGGCAGTCGAGCGCCTCGCCGACCTGGGCGAGGACCACGGGCACGGCCTCCTCCATCGAGTCCGCGACGCTCAGGGTGCGCGCCACCGAGTACTGGAGCCGGCGCAGCGTCTCCCGGCGGCGGCTGGTCAGCGCCAGGGATGCGACGCTGGCGAGGCCGTCGAGCAGGCGCAGCTCGGCGGCCTCGAAGGGACGGCGGGAGCGCAGCCCGAGGGTCAGGGCGCCGACCACGGTGGCGCCGCGGAGCACCGGGGCGTACGCGCCGCGGCGGACCCCGAGGGTCCTGATGACACTCCCGGCGGCGGGGCCGAGGTTGGTGAGCTCACCGGTGACGGCGCGGCGGTCGCGGCTGACCGCGATCAGCGCCGGGTGCTCGGCGAGGGCGAACGACGTTCCCACCTGCACCACGCCGAGGGGGTCGTGCTCAGCGACGATGCGGGCCCGATCGCCCTCGAACTCCACCAGGGAGCAGCGGGTCTCGGCCCGCCCCGAGACCGCCTGCAGCGCCGCGTTGGCGAGCTTCGGGATGCTGGCGAGGACGCTGCTCGGGTCGGCGGAGCCGGCCATCGCACGGGTGGCCGCGTAGAGCGCCGCGGTCTCCATGGAGCGCTCGCGCTCGGCCCGCACCGAGGCCCGGTAGAGACCGAGCTGGCCGACCAGGAGGACCAGGGCCGGGGAGAGGACCAGCAGGTTCTGGGCGTACCACATCGGCTCGAAGCGGGCCGCGGCGAGCGGCGTCGAGAGCTCCTGGAGGAGCAGCAGGGTGAGCGCACCGGCGATGCTGGGGGCCACCCTCCGGTCGCCGCGGAAGCCGAGCACGACCAGGCTGACGGCG belongs to Candidatus Dormiibacterota bacterium and includes:
- a CDS encoding EAL domain-containing protein — encoded protein: MDSIEPPDAQWGGFRAWIGGSAVLGLALLLGALTLAGRAAPLPWFTPSLTFLMAATYAVVAALALLDAGCRLHGRSLAIAVAAVALATVSIPRALTFPGVIPGGIPWAGPQTASMLVNEIIIATPALLTAALMYRGGRLLRPRRAVLTAIGLGLATGVALTVLGAALAPVLPPTVVAGQLTVFSRVLALVALVPNAAAVSLVVLGFRGDRRVAPSIAGALTLLLLQELSTPLAAARFEPMWYAQNLLVLSPALVLLVGQLGLYRASVRAERERSMETAALYAATRAMAGSADPSSVLASIPKLANAALQAVSGRAETRCSLVEFEGDRARIVAEHDPLGVVQVGTSFALAEHPALIAVSRDRRAVTGELTNLGPAAGSVIRTLGVRRGAYAPVLRGATVVGALTLGLRSRRPFEAAELRLLDGLASVASLALTSRRRETLRRLQYSVARTLSVADSMEEAVPVVLAQVGEALDCQVGNLWVHHPRDQVLIRAQGWHSHDLDVTDFIAESDALRVRPGQGLPGRVWASGEPETVADITRLDAVARGRAISALGLRGALAVPIVIDGLCTGVVEVFSRRPRPPGEEIIDVLVDIGRQLGQFMARKRAELSLHESAERLAEMATTDRLTGLKNRREFEKVLGVIPRQRFAILAIDVDGLKPINDQFGHEAGDVVLQAVAMTLRALVRSWDVVARVGGDEFAVVLTGAAGEEAATVAERMRTAMHSVTVLQGRARISVGWAAAPAGADPSATWRAADEVLYRAKRSGRDRVEGTEARDAEGAWGAHPGASRDAAMLTEVFERGTVDVVYQPIVDLRDGTVAGYEALARPAGTGPDASVSGLFDAARRLGRIRDLDWLCRRAALREARGLPAGATIFVNVSAAAFLDPVHEVDQLLLLLRWVGRSPTDVVLELTEQETIPDLERLQLIAGLYREHGVRFAADDVGDGHSTLEVLAALDPEFIKVARSLSTTATRPGSRAAIRAAQAFARDSGATVIAEGVETPEVARELLALGITIGQGHHLALPAPAPRQVAI